The proteins below come from a single Parageobacillus thermoglucosidasius genomic window:
- the cymR gene encoding cysteine metabolism transcriptional regulator CymR, with amino-acid sequence MKISTKGRYGLTIMIELAKKYGDRPISLRSIAKANNLSEHYLEQLVTPLRNAGLVKSIRGAYGGYVLADHPAKITAGDVIRVLEGPISPVEELDEEEPAKRELWIRVRDAVEEVLDSTTLEDLAKYSEGDNESYMFYI; translated from the coding sequence ATGAAGATTTCGACAAAAGGCAGATATGGATTAACCATTATGATTGAACTGGCAAAAAAGTACGGGGATCGCCCGATTTCGCTGCGCTCGATTGCCAAAGCGAACAATTTGTCTGAACATTATCTGGAACAGCTTGTTACACCATTGAGGAATGCCGGGCTTGTCAAAAGCATCCGCGGGGCGTATGGCGGATACGTGCTTGCAGACCATCCCGCAAAAATTACGGCGGGGGACGTCATTCGGGTGTTAGAAGGGCCGATAAGCCCTGTGGAAGAACTGGATGAGGAAGAACCGGCAAAACGGGAATTATGGATTCGCGTTCGCGATGCCGTGGAGGAAGTGCTGGACAGCACGACGCTGGAAGATTTGGCGAAATATAGCGAAGGTGATAACGAATCATACATGTTTTATATTTAA
- a CDS encoding YczE/YyaS/YitT family protein, whose protein sequence is MAHSHRGSAQILQWGIFFAGLLIMSFGIVLTIKADFGCAPWDVLHIGLYRRFGLTIGTWSIIVGIAILMVSALLLKQFPRIGAFLNMIFVGIFIDLYMMIPYLHTPETLGGKLVMLLVGIVITGYGMGIYISANMGAGPRDSLMIALTELTGWKVQYIRIAMEGLVLFFGWVLGGPVSIGTLIFCVMIGSIVGIALPQCRRVTERMLIRPAHVKTNSC, encoded by the coding sequence ATGGCCCATTCTCACCGCGGATCTGCGCAAATTCTTCAATGGGGAATTTTTTTTGCTGGATTATTGATTATGTCGTTTGGCATCGTATTAACGATTAAAGCGGATTTCGGATGTGCGCCGTGGGATGTGTTGCATATCGGATTATATCGAAGATTCGGCTTGACGATCGGAACGTGGTCGATTATTGTCGGCATTGCAATCTTAATGGTTTCCGCATTGCTTTTAAAGCAATTTCCGCGAATTGGCGCTTTTCTCAATATGATTTTTGTCGGTATTTTTATTGATTTATATATGATGATCCCTTATTTGCACACTCCCGAAACGTTGGGCGGCAAGTTGGTAATGCTGCTTGTCGGGATTGTGATTACGGGCTATGGAATGGGAATATATATTTCTGCTAATATGGGGGCAGGCCCGCGTGACAGTTTAATGATTGCATTGACGGAGCTAACAGGCTGGAAAGTGCAATATATCCGAATCGCGATGGAAGGATTGGTTCTTTTTTTCGGCTGGGTTTTAGGAGGGCCTGTATCGATAGGAACGTTAATATTTTGCGTTATGATTGGATCTATAGTCGGTATTGCTTTGCCGCAATGCCGGCGCGTGACAGAACGGATGTTAATAAGACCTGCTCATGTAAAAACAAACAGTTGTTAG
- a CDS encoding replication-associated recombination protein A produces MLFASEPLSVRMRPRNIDEIVGQQHIIGPHTALYKMIKNGHVPSLLLYGEPGVGKTSLAHAIAGTVQRDFFAINATASGKKEMEEVVETAKLTGNVILFIDEIHRFNKAQQDYLLPHIEQGLITLIGATTENPFHEVNPAIRSRCGQIKQLKRLEPDDILILLRRALHDRDRGLGTLAVDMEERLLSMIAEASGGDARLALNLLETIIYASQKDDGSVHVDEQTVRECVENRGFTHDKKGDTYYSLLSAFQKSVRGSDVDAALHYLARLLEGGDLAAVCRRLLVIAYEDIGLANPMMGVKVQAAIAAVERLGLPEARIPLSVVTIELCLSAKSNSAYKALDAAIHDVRSGKIGDIPDHLKDAHYKGASVLGHGKGYQYPHDYPNSWVFQQYLPDELLGVKYYSPKQNGDEKYYAKVYERLEQLKQQSHFRK; encoded by the coding sequence ATGCTGTTTGCTTCAGAACCGCTTTCTGTTCGGATGAGACCGAGAAACATTGACGAGATTGTCGGGCAACAACATATTATCGGCCCGCATACCGCGCTATACAAAATGATTAAAAACGGCCACGTTCCTTCGCTGCTTTTATATGGAGAGCCGGGAGTGGGGAAGACGTCGTTGGCGCATGCGATTGCTGGGACGGTGCAGCGCGATTTTTTTGCCATTAATGCTACGGCTTCAGGAAAAAAAGAAATGGAAGAAGTAGTGGAAACAGCGAAACTGACAGGCAACGTTATTTTATTTATTGATGAAATTCATCGTTTTAACAAGGCGCAGCAAGATTATTTGCTTCCTCACATTGAGCAAGGGCTGATTACGCTCATCGGCGCAACGACGGAAAACCCGTTTCATGAAGTTAATCCGGCTATCCGCAGCCGCTGCGGGCAAATTAAGCAATTGAAGCGGCTTGAGCCAGACGATATTCTCATCCTTTTGCGCCGGGCTTTGCACGATCGCGACAGGGGCTTAGGAACGCTTGCGGTTGACATGGAAGAACGGCTGCTTTCCATGATCGCGGAAGCGTCAGGCGGGGATGCCCGTTTAGCGCTAAATTTATTGGAAACGATCATCTACGCCTCGCAGAAAGATGACGGCTCCGTCCATGTTGATGAACAGACGGTAAGAGAGTGCGTAGAAAATCGAGGTTTTACCCATGATAAAAAAGGGGATACGTATTATTCGCTTTTATCGGCGTTTCAAAAAAGCGTCCGCGGCAGTGATGTGGATGCGGCGTTGCATTATTTGGCACGTTTATTGGAAGGCGGGGATTTGGCTGCGGTTTGCCGGCGGCTGCTTGTGATTGCGTACGAAGATATCGGGCTGGCAAATCCGATGATGGGCGTGAAAGTACAGGCAGCAATTGCGGCGGTGGAGCGATTAGGGCTTCCTGAAGCGAGAATTCCGCTTTCGGTTGTGACGATTGAGCTGTGTTTAAGCGCAAAATCAAATTCTGCCTATAAAGCGCTTGATGCGGCCATTCATGATGTGCGCAGCGGAAAAATCGGTGATATTCCTGATCATTTAAAAGACGCGCATTATAAAGGGGCAAGTGTGCTAGGCCATGGAAAAGGGTATCAATATCCGCATGATTATCCGAATAGTTGGGTTTTTCAACAATATTTGCCAGATGAGCTGTTAGGAGTTAAATATTATTCACCGAAGCAAAACGGAGATGAAAAATATTATGCGAAAGTATATGAACGATTAGAACAATTAAAACAACAAAGTCATTTTCGAAAATGA
- a CDS encoding TetR/AcrR family transcriptional regulator → MKEKEKLIIDVAMKLFAEKGFDATSIQEIVNEAGISKGAFYLYFKSKDALLIEIFKYFYHKRKQKIEEIGKRNLSPREKLTEYLVCNYTEISKYKEFLIMQTREQALPINESLAELIHKMYVETTQFYKLSLMDIYGKQIEPFIGDLIIILHGIFQSYMHWTLFQKKKIDYYKLATFILQRMDDLVKGLLKSGKEAIVPFEELDQGFLHINQLTKKLHKKDLLHQIRKIKKQYSHSSDLYITLDVLEAEISNEKPRIPVIQGMLSNLKDIEDTLPLQRQIKKYFHLKEK, encoded by the coding sequence ATGAAGGAAAAAGAAAAATTAATTATTGATGTTGCCATGAAATTATTTGCTGAAAAAGGATTTGACGCAACGTCTATACAAGAAATTGTGAATGAAGCCGGGATTTCTAAAGGTGCATTTTATTTATACTTTAAATCAAAAGACGCCTTGCTTATCGAGATTTTTAAATATTTTTATCATAAAAGGAAACAGAAAATAGAAGAAATAGGCAAGCGAAATCTTTCTCCGAGAGAAAAATTAACGGAATATCTTGTTTGCAATTATACAGAAATTAGCAAATATAAAGAATTTTTGATTATGCAAACTAGAGAGCAAGCCCTTCCTATTAATGAATCGCTCGCTGAATTGATCCATAAAATGTATGTGGAAACCACACAATTTTATAAATTATCTTTAATGGACATTTACGGAAAGCAAATTGAACCATTTATCGGTGATTTAATCATCATTTTACATGGCATTTTTCAATCATATATGCATTGGACGTTATTTCAGAAAAAAAAGATCGATTATTATAAACTGGCAACATTTATTCTCCAACGGATGGATGATCTTGTTAAAGGCTTATTGAAAAGCGGTAAAGAAGCAATCGTGCCATTTGAAGAGCTGGATCAAGGGTTCTTACATATTAACCAATTAACAAAAAAGCTCCATAAAAAGGATCTGCTTCACCAAATAAGAAAAATCAAAAAGCAATATTCTCATTCCTCAGACCTCTATATAACACTTGACGTACTGGAGGCGGAAATCAGCAATGAAAAGCCAAGAATCCCGGTCATCCAAGGAATGCTCTCCAATTTAAAAGATATAGAAGATACCTTGCCTTTACAAAGGCAAATCAAAAAATATTTTCATTTAAAAGAAAAATAA